The Anas acuta chromosome 2, bAnaAcu1.1, whole genome shotgun sequence genomic interval gaaactgaaaacgCTGGCCTTCCAAGAAAGCTTCATGATATTAGACTATGAACTGCCTCCCAACTCCAGCACGAAAGGAACTGTGGTCGCtaccagttttgtttttaacacattCTTAGTGGAACTGATTATCTACTGCTGAGGATGCATGTTCCAGGTAGCTTACATTTCCAGTAAGGGTCCTATTGGGTTTcaagtgtttgttgttgttgttttttaaaccaagtCCCAAAGTTATTCTTTGTAGCTGTGTCTGCATTACACAGGAGGTACTGTGAATTCAAATGGTAGCAGGTTTGCATCTAAAGATATGAGACCGTCAACAAAAAGGAATGCATTATTCTCTTCAGCTTCCAGTCTTCAAGGCACCTCCTGCATTAACATACTGGGAAATAAACGAGCAGACCAAAAGTTAACTGGAAAGAGAAGAGTCTGATACAGCTAACTTCCACAGAAGCACACCAGCATCAAAAAATGAGACAAGGCTGGACCCAGATcatgaacaaataaaatcaatataaaaaaGCTGATGAGATGACAGGAATGCCACGAGGTTGATGTTTTCAGCTCTGTTGATTGCAGGTGATTGTTAATCACAGTGTTTTCTGATGCCCATTTGCAGACGGCTTTGTCTCAGAGTCTCTTGGATTGTTTGACAGATGAAGCTTATCTAATCCTGCAAAACATTacacagtaaggaaaaaaaaaataagattcttCCATGTTTCATGCATAAAGCTATTCAGAAAGACACACACAAACTAATATTGTTAATGTGCTTtcaatttatataatttttgaTTAAACACTACAAGTTTAATAAAATGCCACGAATTAGCAAGATAATTACTTTACATTGTTTGCTTTAAGACAAACTTTGAAGTTTCACCTGACCTGTTGCTATAAGCCCACGATGACTAAAGTTGGAGCTCTGTAACGTCCATTACATTATACGGAGTAATCCCTttacagttaaaataattacacaaaaatattgtgaaatttTATTAAAGATTATAAAAGTCACTTGACAGGGATAAATCAAGAAATGAATCAAGGCCTCTTCTCATAACATGACCTTAACTAAATGCTGGGGAATAATGATAAATACATCAACCCACATTACACATCTGTCTCAATCAACTACAGAGCTTCTATGAAATTACTTTTAGCATAAAAATCAATGGACAGATTTACACACCCCAGCCTACTAATCTGTTCCCTCCGAGCTTGAGAACTCAATATCACAAATGACAGAATGGTCTCTAACAGCCCAAGAGTCTCCTCGTTGTATTGCACTGTTTAATAGGCCTCAATTTAACTTAttgccaccagcagagctgcactCTAGGAGGCGCACTCTAGGAAGTGCTCAGATTTTGTTTACCAAGTTCACAACTCTGGAAAGCAGTAATCAGTGAAAACTAACATGTGTACATTTTCAACACTACAAACTGAACCTGCGGTTATAAACAAACACCCAAGTTTCACTGTTGGTCCTTTCGACTTAAGCAAATACTGTTCTATTGTACAAAGGGCAGGAGCTTCATCGTCATTAGTAGAGATGAGATGTAGTAACAACCTCTTCATATCAAAtatgttttaagttttttttgtaCTGCCATACTCACAAATTCTTAAACATGAATGCACCATTTGATTAAAAGTCTGATTATATCAGCTATAGGTTTTACTCAGCTAGTTATTAAAATTCCATACATTCTCTACAGGGATTTTCTGAACACGTAGCACTTTAAAACATCGCAAGAAAGCAGCTGAGATTTCCACTAAACTACTTTTGGGGAACTAATAAGttgctttaaacaaacaaacaaaaaaccatatGCAAGCTTTTTGGAATGCAGACTATGAAAACAGCCCATTGTAATATACACAAGGAGAATTTAAGGCTTAGGTGACTCAATCTgtataaaaaacaaaggaaaaaaagattaaaaacctGTTACTGCTATCTTTCAACTGCCAACAAATGCTAAGTTCCCCTAAAGAGGTCACTGACAACCACCACTCACACTTTGATAAGTATTCAGGCTTCGTTTGCATGCTCAGAGTACCAATAAATGGTTTTATACTTTCAcgaaatggaaaaaaaaaactaactgcAATCAacaaatacacatacacatcATTACACCTAGCTCTCAACTCTTCAGAAATAACACACGACTATTCTTTCATACCTTCATTTACAAAAACTTGCATGCAcaagaaaaaagttttctatGGGTTATAAGAACTTTCACAGCAGCACAACAAGGTATCAAtgctggagaaaggaaaagttcaAGCACAAACTAAGTTTTCAGTGCTACAATTACCTATTGCCTTCATGAGCTCTTCTCGCACAGCGGAAGTAAACTTTCTGACCAGACATAACGTTGTCATGATAGCAAAGAGCAAGTTGTAAGACAATACAATATAAAAGTTTCCCAGCCAGTTAAACCTTCCGAAGTCTCCAAGCAGGTCAAATCGAGTAATTCCTGATAAAATTGAATTTGAGATTTGCATTAAAATGTTGATTACGTTTATAGAAGAAACACACAAGTTTCACTCTATTACTCTTTACGTACATAAAGCAAAATTCTTTAAGACAGCATATAATAAGACATGGTTAAATACACAAGAAAATACTATCAAAGTCATTTGTCCACTTACTGACTACTATAAAATGGGAAgatgcttttcaaaatgtttcttggatttcataataaaacatttgaatAACATAAGTTAAAGTAACTTTTGACTCTGGGTAAGAATTCTGCCTTTGTTATTTCAATGAATACAACTAGGAAAATCAGTATTAGTATGAAAACTGCTtgagatttcattttctctgaaaccCACATCTATTCCCGATAATGCTAACACATTGTGGGCTTTCTTATTAAGCAATACAGGTAGTAAAATGGTTTCCATGAGATCCTTAACATCTAACAGTAAGCCTTTGTATATGTTTTTCAGGaccactgtttttaaaatggaattgtAAAGACCTCTTTCCAAGGGCAGCTTTTCTCCTAGAGCTCTCCACCTCTACAGCCACAGAGTAtttgcacagaaggaaaagagttTGGCTGAAAGATAGTGCTGACAGGTGGTCTTCACAGTGGACCTCTAAACAATGACACTCGGGCTTTGTGCTGATCAAAGGCTAGTCAATCACTAAAGCTAAGTGAGCAAGATTTGTCATTAATGTGGAAGTGTCTATAAGCTATAGGGTACATCCCAGAAGGCAGAAGAGCCACAGGTTGTTCCTTTGCCAGGTCTACATCAAAGACTGCATTGACTAAAAGGCAGAATACTGAGATGATAACCCAAACACAGTTGTCTAGAATTGGTGATTCTTCACATTTACGGCAGCAGAAAGCTTTGCAGTCTGAAACTAGTCCTAGTTGCTGGAAGCAAATTTTCTATCATCTTATTGTAAAgggttttttttgaaaactatcACCAGTGATAATAAGTGAAGAGACAGAATTAAAGGTCAGCTATCTTCTTTTCAAAGGTAAACCTGGCACTTACGAATCTTATTGCACCATGATCCTGGCTCAGTCCTTAATACTCATCAGCCAGCCATCACAATGTTAAAAGCTGTACATGCTTCTTGTACTCAGCacactcattaaaaaaaatatcatacatacaaatatatacagGAATCAAATTTtgtatctgaagaaaaacatgccACCatgaagaaagtaaaatgtttagaaggataaagaaaaaaaagactgaagttAATCAGGCAGGTAGAAATATCAAAAAAGCACAAAGGTCTTAGTACAAGAAGAAACTGGCTGACTGAGTAACTggtaaacagatgaaaaaataataaacatgagTTGCTTTCACACTTGAAGCAAAGCAATGTCCTTCGgaacatttccaaagaaaaagtgttttactCAGGCTGCAGAGCTACAGGACAACGGAGAAATTCAAGTTTCAATGTACAGGCTTTGTatccttaaaaagaaacaaaacaggtaGAACACTGGGTAATAAGtttatttgcaaacaaaaaaataccccTTGACACAAAGGGGTTTGGAAGAATAGCAAGCATTGTTGCAGGAGTTGTAAGGACAAATGAAAATTAAGCCTGACACTTCTGTAACATAAGTTACATTCATTTTCCTCCTATAAACAAACATCAGtgctcatcagaaaaaaaatctggcagtACCTTTTTGTACATTTGTGGGAGGAAAGGGTTAAACTTTTGTGACTTTCCTACAGAGTAAGCCTACACAGCCTATAGAGAACACAGTTCCCAAGACTGCAACATGGAAAACTCAGAACAGAAAACTACATCTCTAGTGGACACACGTCCAAGAACGTTCATCATAATTTACCAAGTAATACACTAAAGAACTGTTTAGGTTTAAAAAATCAGGTTAAAAAAGAACTGttcatgttaaaaaaagaaacactatatttttaaactatacTTACATGAGTTTCATATCACTTTTTATTCAATCATGATAATCAAAAGAATTCTGGGAAAACTTGCAAGTATCAGAAAACTCAATTTTGTTTGCAGTTCCTTGCTTCTATGTCTCTGGCTATTAAGTGCCCTGTTCCTAATTTGTTTCCTAGTATTTAGCAACATAGTGCTGGTGGGAAACAGTTTTCAAGCAGGACTACTAAAAGGCTGAAGAGTTACGGATAAAATGACTGAACTTATCCTGGAGTTCTAAAAGAGTGAAAGGTTACAGACATCTAGCACTGCCGTGTAGGTGGTGGATAACATAGAAATATCAGATTATTTTTACATCTTTAAAGCTTGAAAAAGGTCAGTACTTGTACTAGATAAGTTCTGCTATTTTACTTTTCCTATAATGATAAACCCTAGCCTTTTCTACATAGCCTagaaacttgtttttttaatgatgtgaAAAGACTATGAGTCTGCTtaacatatttctttcttttcatctatTGAGTCCCACAGGGCGGTAGCATGTAGAGCAACACATGTTGATATTTCTGCAAAGCACCACATGACTCACTGTACTCTAATACACTCTATTAATCCTGTTTGGACAGCTGTGTCTGTGCATTTGTTAGCTGTGTGTTAATTGttccatcttttttcttcttttatttatctcTATGGCAAACTATCCAGGAATTTcatttgttggctttttttttaaagagagtttTACCATTAATCTGTTTCCTATGAGACAACAATGCACCCAGCATGTATACATTCTTCCACAGAAACCATTTATTATCAACTGTTAATCTCACAGACCAttaacaatgatttttttttaaacaaatgattAGTATTGTCCACTATCTTGCTGCATTAATGTTGTAATTCGACTTTAAGCCACTAAGTTTTTGATATTATATCTTGTTCAAtgctagcatttttttttattatcaagATCTTAAACTGGCTATACTCTagaactgcatttttaagaagttttgctacagatttttaaaatgtgagctCTAGAACATGTGCTTTAGGATTCAGCTTTCCAAAATGCATTACATTACAGTCATTCACTTGTTCATTATGTcaagtttctttttgttataaaaatgaTTTAGTTAATAAGAGTAATCTGTGGATACACAGCACAAAAAGATGCAGCATGGCTTACTGGAAAATACTAGCTACTCTCAATTTCACAGCATTCTGGTTGAAAAGAATCAGCTACAGAAGTATTGGGTATACAACAGTAGTCTGTGGGCCTACGCTTGAACTCCTAAACTTCTACTTATGGCACACAGCCTGAGGTAaagctttttgttattttttttttttaattttacaaattcACATTAGCTGCAAGCATCTTGCACTACTTAAATATGTACATTTATGTACTTTGTAAAACCCTTTCAATCTAACTTCAAGAATTCAAGTTGAATATTAACCAATTAAACAATTTTGTCAAGATACAAAACATCGTGTCTATCCAACTGGCTAAGACAGTTTTTCACTTCAAATGCTACTGCGAGTTCTTAACAAAATCAGAATTATTTCGATTTTACTATGTTGGATTCCTGATTTTTCTATTTGAAGACTGAAGGAACACAGGATGGGAGCagaatttacagaaaatgaaaatagccTGGTCTTCACATTGCTGATAGAAATTTCTGTAATTTGACAGCGAACATGAAACTATTTTATACTGCCCTGAATGCACAGTCTCTATGTCTATTCATCGCACAATTGCCTTTTTCAAGTTTAAAATCTGACCTGGCTTGTTAGAAAACAGTTCTctagaaaatccttttttttaaaatgcacgTTCTGCAGTTTCATACGCAGCCCATGTGTATGGCCACAAACACAGGTGACAACATGACAGCTACAGattgttcctttttaaaaaactcaATTAAGTGTCCTTTATTATAATATTCTATATTATAATGCTGTACATTTCACTTACCCAGTGTCCTTGACATTACTGgcaaagcagagctcagcaccaagATTGAGACACAGTTTCCAATTATCtgtttgaaaatgagaaacagtctttatattaaaaatggaattgtgaaaaatagaaaaaatatctcaagatcaagaaaaaaaaacttaaagtATCATTGTTCAAAAACAAACCTTAGGTATTTCACAATAACATACAGTTAGTCTTACTTCTGTCACACTTCTCCATATGGTGTTATACTACTGAAGATCATCCAAgagttaaaaaaatcaaatatgtaATCACTTACTTTTAATCAAAGTACTAAGTATGTCTGGattcaaaataattcaaaattagCACATTGCAAAGCATCAACTGTTTATTCAATTCCTGCAAACTTTTTATAGAACAGCTATTCCATGAGCTTAGAATAGATGACTGATATATCAGCTTAAGCTTTGTATGCAACTGCTTGAAGGATtagcattattaaaaaaaattacaacaaaGAGCTTCCTTTCAACTGAATGCCTGTTGACTACTTTaaatagcatgaaaaaaaaaatctcagctgttAGATTTTACTCTACTTTTTGTGAAGCCTTTATAAAGAGTAATTGAAACTTCTTTCTCTCACAAGGGATCACTTTCTTCAGCTCTAATTCTatcagaatttaaaagaaaaaacaaaacttctgagAAGTAAGTAGATATTCATGCATTCACTATTTATTAATAGTACGCTATTCCTGGTGTACTGTAAACAAACTATACAAGGCATTAATAACATTCCAAGTCCCTAATCTACTATACCCATTCAATGTTTACCTACTTTCTCACTTCCAATAATTTATggtttaaaaatgcttttttttcccctctatttcTTAAAGTGAAACAttgaataaataattaaattcaacATCTGTTCCTTGGTTACTGATCACCTCCCCTTGTCAGCTGTGggaatatttttccaaaaaacTAAGCATGTTCCTTAGCATTAGGTTATTCTGAAGCCAATGCTAAAttgtaaaaagtaaaattagcCTCAAACTACAAAATGTTGCTGAATAGACCTCCTCAGTCTTAGTTTAATTATTCAAATTTGAATTACTTTGTCTGTATTACTTCTAGCAACCAAGTTCTTCAGATTTCAAACAAGCTCCCTGAAGTACAGTTAGCACAATCAAAGTTACTCATTAGCAATACgtttcctttgaaaaaagtTCTTTCACTAGCTTTTCTATAGCTAGTTAACAAGCTCTGCTATTCCCAGCTTTTTACAAGTGAATGGATGCCATCCAAACTAAACAGAGCACATCCTTTTTCCCACTcattcagcattttgaaaatcttcCAGTTTGTGTTTACGCAGCTTACAAACAAATACTGATCACTGCAAATGAGCCATTCAGGGCAATTACTAAAAGAGTCAGTTTGTCTTGGGTGGCAAGAGAGAGGAGGGGGCCATCACCACCACAGACTTTACCTTACCTTTGTCATAGTTGTGTCATCCTTCCTGGGAgtgaaattttcaaaaaaacGAAGGCTGTAGAAGCCGACGACAGAGGACACCATAAGATAGCTGTGAGAATCAAGGAAAAAGGAACCTCCAAAGAATGCGTGCTTCACTCAAGTTCTCAGCAGTCTCCTAAAAGTCTTAAGAACCAGAGGGGggagaaataaacaaaacaaaaaaacacttcgAGTGCTTAAGAAGGACAGacctctctcttctttccaaGCAAGTGTTTTAGTAAATTACCAGTGTCCCAGAAAACTAGACAGAATACTTGTTAACAgacagtttttaaagaaaggatacaaaatcaaaatgatttCAAGTGCTGCTCCCACAAAACCAAATGTGGATAGGGATGCATTTCCTATTCCAGGACcctagaaggagaaaaatattttgcataatttAATGAAGTACATGCAACATGCATAAAGTTAACCTGTACAAGTACCAAAAAGACTTCCTAgatgaaataaagcttttacttAATTATTTAAGCATCATACTGATGTGAGATTCATAGGTTATAACATCTCATGCAATTTTATCAGCTTGCTTTCAAACTTGAGCAAAGTGTACTAAGGCAGAAGTTAAAATACGCATTTTATACATATTCCATTGCTTTGGAAACCAAAATAAGAGATCTCAGAAGACGACGAGGTATTTGCAATGCCACAAAGAGTGGTCATCATCACTAATCAGCTTTTATAGCTACACAAGCTCATACAGACCTATAGTCAGGCGAAAGCATTagcaaattaataaaaactCTCTTGTGATTAAAGACACTATTATACAATGTGCTGTTCTTTACTTTCTTAAAGTTTGTTATGTTTTaccataaaagaagaaaatgctcaTGTTTTGAAAGAggaacacaaacacaaaaaaggtttttcatattactttttaatgcatttattttcttgaatatCTCTAAACAGTGTTAAAAGTAAAACACAAGAAATACAAAACCCCAGATTAGTTATTTACTTGACTGAATTACTGTAAAGATTCTGTGCTGATTTTATTAAGAAGACACTATAACAAGACATGTAGTAAATGCTTATACAGGACTGAAAGTGCTTATACAGaactgaaagagagaaacaaaagtcAAGTTCTAACTTGAACTTCTGTAAGTTCTCCAAAGCATTACTAGCATTATAAAAATTATGTAAGAGAAGTTTACTTTACCCCTGATCCTTTTGGCATTGCAGTCTCATCAACCAACAGGTAAAGAATGTTGAAAGCAACTAAGAGGACTGAGATGGACTGTAAAGAACGAGAAACAGTCacattatttaaaagtattCCACGTTTGAACAATGGAAGTACATATCCTCACCTGACTTCATAATGTTAAGTAAGTTCTACTAAGATGATCAAGGGAGTATTGATTTTATTGCTTAGAGACATCActcaaaaattttaaaagtacacCCCCAAATGACTAAAGAATTCCCCaaactgctttctttaaaaaaaaaaaaaaaaaaaagcaaaaattcttACCGTCTCAGTCAGCAGCAATATCATAACAGCTGGATAAACTAAATTTCTTTCCCAAGCAGAAGCTTTTTTCCGCCGTTCTgttcagaacagaaatacaaTCCCATAGATCAGTTCAGAGTAAAACAAGtaacaaatatttacatctcCATTATAAACTGTAGATAAAGCAATATTATTGTGAATCAACAACAACAAGTTCATAAAAATATCTATTCTGAGGAACTGTAcaaagcattcaaaaaaaaaaaaagcctctagAGAAAGAATGGGGGGACATACAGAAGAAAGTTTTTCCTATTGAAAGGCATGTTTCATCATAATTCACCATAATTATCCAATGAATATTgcaatataaaatacagaatagaatttgtttatatatattttaatataatctctttttttttaattattaaaaaaaaggaatttcaaatatttatccTCTTGTGACATAAATGAAGAGAGATAAGACTAACATATTGGACATCACCAGTGTGTCTAAAAGGAAAACCCAACAACTTCTTACTACCATCTTTACCTTTGCACATAATACACtgataaatgcaaaatactCCAAGCCTTTGAATAAGTAGGGAGATTCCTGTTGAGTAGCTGCCATTATGAGAAGTGTCACAAAAAGACACAAAAGCACCAAGAATTTCCCTGTTCAACAATTTGACTTTAAGAGAAATAATTCAAAACCAAAGAGACAGGAAAGTAACATCTTAGGCTACCCCAAATAATCATAAATATAACATGACATATAAAAAGACTGTGCTACTGATCTCCATGCCAAGAAGTGTCACAACTTCTcaaaaattatgttaaaaataagattCAAAACCAACTCCCTATTTAAAGTATGTTTGTTAGGTGAGGGGCAATGATTCCATATGATACACTTGTAGAAACTATAATAGTTTGAAAGGACTGAGAATGTACATATTTGGTTAGAAACAATTGGGATCAATCAGGCAACTGTTAAAAACTGAACATAATATCTTAAGGTCATTTATTAAATTGCAATCCACATGAAACAGTATGAAAAAAGTATATTACCtagatttgttttcttgcttttcactttttcaagCTCCCGTTCCAACTCTACTGTCTGGTATTCAACTGTGGAAGAGGTACcttttaaaacacaagaaattttgttttggatgGGACTAACTATAGTGCTGGAAGACATACTGTGAAAATCCATGTTTAGGACACAACACATTAACACTTGTGGCTTTAAAGAGCAGGGTTTTTTGTTTaagatttttcaaatctttttcaaaaaaacagTTATGGTGTGGCAGCCTGACACTGAATGGCTTGAATGTGTCATTCTTTGTCTCCATATGACGCGTATCAAGATGCAAAGAACCTCTGGATGCCCTTCAAGGGCATTATTGTTTAGCACCTTAATGACAGAGTATACTTTTGCCTCCAAACTAAGTAAGCTGGTGACTGGACCTCCAGTTATAATATTAGTGATATTAGGCAGCTGTAATATTAGTTCTaggcagaaaacaagcaagGCAGAGAAGTTTCTCAtcaactcttcctcctctccctctacCATGTCTAAGGAGCCCAGCCCATTTGCCTCTGCATCCACTTCTCTTCAACCTCCAAGTCTCTTTCAACCAGCCAACCCTTCCAGCGCAGGCACACTTTGGTTTCTCTCCTTTACTCCAGTTCCTCTCCACATTCAAGCAACAATACAACGGAGAAATGCTGACGAGAGATCTGCTCTTTCAGCTCTTGTTATTTCTACTTCAGTTTTTACTCTTTGCAATCACACCCTGGAAATACACTCCCTGGGCTAAATCACAAACACCCTCTACTCACCTTTCTCTCATTCACATGCCTTTAATTTCTCAATAATCTCACCTGATAATAAATTGAGTGCTCATATATTTCCTGCCTATTCCAGGCCAATCTCATTCTGCCAAAACACTGTGGCAGTTCAAGGTCTTAATAACCCCAAAGTTATTAAGTTATCTTCTTTCTTGATTTACACTGACACCCTTCTGCTTGTTGGCCATTCCCTACCCTTGGCCTTGCCTTTGATTGCAGGCTAACCCATAATAACAgtgttgcagatttttttttttaaacactaatAAATTTCTATGAGACTAATAGTCTTGTCCAGGCTTTTATCTCATATCTTGATCATTTGTCTACAAAAACTAAATAGCACTTAGGCTGCTGGCACGCTAACACTACTTTATGGTCCAGTCtcattatttccttattttctgttgtctgtTGATCCATTTAGCAATCTCAGTACAAGATAACAAGGTAAATTACTCATCCCATCCAGCCCCCATGTATATTCCTGCAGCATCCAACAGAGTGAA includes:
- the LMBR1 gene encoding limb region 1 protein homolog isoform X2; this translates as MPFAFFFLESEGFAGLKKGIRARILETLVMLILLALLILGIVWVASALIDNDAASMESLYDLWEFYLPYLYSCISLMGCLLLLLCTPVGLSRMFTVMGQLLVKPTILEDLDEQMYIITLEEEAIQRKLNGTSSTVEYQTVELERELEKVKSKKTNLERRKKASAWERNLVYPAVMILLLTETSISVLLVAFNILYLLVDETAMPKGSGGPGIGNASLSTFGFVGAALEIILIFYLMVSSVVGFYSLRFFENFTPRKDDTTMTKIIGNCVSILVLSSALPVMSRTLGITRFDLLGDFGRFNWLGNFYIVLSYNLLFAIMTTLCLVRKFTSAVREELMKAIGLDKLHLSNNPRDSETKPSANGHQKTL